A stretch of DNA from Fibrobacter succinogenes:
CTTGCGAGCCGGGAGAAGCTGTACCTTGATATAACTCATGCCAATCTTGAACATGCGCCAAAGACCAAGGTTGCGGATGGTATCGCCATTCAAGCTAATCGGATAATTGAACAACTTGCGCAAAAATAAAATGCGCGAAAGGCGGCTGCGGCAAAGCATCACGTAGTCCGTCTTTTCAGGATCTGGGCCACCTTCCACCAGTGGAACATTACGACCAATGGCCAAATCATCCTTACTTGCAACACCTTGCAGTGGCAGAATACCCTGCCACCAATCCATCACCGTATCGCTCTTGCTAAAAAATCGATGGCCGCCAATGTCCATGCGGTTGCCATTGTAACGAGCCGTGCGCGAAATACCGCCAATGACATTTTCCGCTTCAAAAATCACAGGCTTCACATCCGTGGTACGCAAAAGTTCAAGAGCAGCAGTCAAGCCCGCAGGACCAGCACCAGCAATTACAGCAATTTTCTTAAAATCTTTTTCCATATTTATTTTTATCCTTCCTATACTTTCAATTTTTTATGCATTTTTCCGCCCGCGGAAAAGCATCAATTTTCGAGCACCAAAATTCCACATCAACACCAAGATTGCGGCCACCATCTTGGAAATCATTTCATTCCATTCAAGGCGCCCGACCATCAAGAACATAAGCAGCTGATTTATCCCGACACCAGCAAAACCGACCACGGCAAATATACCGAATTCAGCCGTCTTCTTATTTTCGAGAACACGTTTGCATTCAGAAAAGACCCAAGTAATGCTCAAGGCGTAATTAAACGCAAGCCCGGCAACCAATCCCACAAAGTTTGCAAGCAGATAATGCCAACCAAACTTGTAAAGACAAAGTGCAAAAAGCCCAAAATCCACTACAAAAGCAAGGCCTCCTGTCACCAGGTATCGCACAATTTGCCCCAATAGCGAACTACGAGGCATTTTTCTCCAAAGCTGTCTAACAAATGTTTCGTTTTGCATGGCTGCAATAATAACAATTGTTCTAAAACAAAGTTTTTAAGGTTTATTAAAAAATATGGCATTACAGCGTTTTCAGCAATCAACCGAGGCCAAATTCAACTTTTCCATCCTCACATCTTTAAAATAAGTCCTTTTTATGTTTAGATTTATTTACACGTAAATCACAAAGAATATCAAACAAGCTCTTACACGTAAAGTATTATTTTACACAAAGAAACAAAGCGTTAAACAGAATTTGTTGTTAAATTTACAAACATAATAATACTACTTTACTTAAAAAAGAAGGAGATAAATAAATGAATAAAGCAATACTGCTCGTCGCCGCATTCGGCGTCGGCGTTTCATTAGCCGCAGAAAACAACTACAAAAGTTCGTTTTCCAAAGTTTCTAGCGAAGTACAAGACTTCCTTGACGAAGAGGCTTTGACAGAAACACGGACAGTTCCGTCAAAAACCTACACCGTAGACGTACTTGGCAGAAAGAAAAGTTCCAATCAGGTGACGTTTCTTGGCAAAGCAAAAGTTTCGCCCAAAAGAAAAATGCGTGTCGACGTCGTAAATCTTGACCTTCCCGACTATCAAGAAAAAACCGTTTCAACCAAAACAGAATTCAATCCAGAAACAGGGAAAACGAGATTATGGCTTAACGGGGAAGAACTTTCACAAGCCGAATTCGATAAGGCCATCAGCAAAATCAACAGCGAAAAGCCAGATTTCATTCCTGGCTATACGGATTCCTTAAGCGCCGATGAAATAAACAACTTGCTCAATGGAAACAAGAATGTTTATATCAGCAAGCACAAAGATCCTATCAATCAGATGGCATATACTGCCATATTCAACACCTCACAAATATCGACCCACGCCTTCACCAACTCAGCAAAAGGCAAAGGCATCGGCATACATTTCACAGAAACAGGATGTCCTCACCCCAACTTCTGGACTTCAAAATACCAAAACGTAAACGGCTGCGAACACGGGTGGCAAACACATCCCACTGGCGTGCTTCAGGTGTTATCCAAAACCGCTCCGGAAGCTTCCCTTTACGGCTACGACCAAGGAACATGGCCAACAAGAGCGAACCATTCAAACCTAGAGATATCTTCTCACTCCTGGGCATCTCCGTACAGCCCGACAAATGAATACATCGAAGTTGACGCCATGATGGACAACTACGTGTATACCAACGGAATAACAGCCTTCGTCGCCGCAGGTAACGTAAGCCCTGACGTTCCCAACAACAAATACGTTTCCTCTCCTGGCAAAGCATTAAACGCCATTACCGTAGGCGCCATCAATCCTACCAACGACAATTACACCAGCTACTCCAAATGGATGAATTCCGAAATAGGGAACGAAAAGCCCGAAGTCGCAAATTACACGGACTTCGAATTCAACAACACGCTAACGTTCCCCTGCGGTAGCCAGACATGCACATATAACGGCTATTTCAACGGAACAAGCGCGTCAACGCCTTACACAGCAGCAATGATCGCCGATTTGATGTCCCATCACCCAAGCTCCTTAAAGGGCCACCCTGAACTTATCAAGGCCATTCTCGTTTCCGGTGGAAAGCGTCCCATTCCTAACGCATCCACCCACGACCCCAACAACCAAACAGTCGCCGCCAAAGACATCCCTGTATATTCCAGTTTAGCCTGGAACCGGACTTTCCGCACCTGGAGAGGCGAAAACAACCAGGTCTTTAATTCCAATCAAAAAATCACATTTACAGAAGCCGGGATCAAGGGAGCACATTACCGTATAGGAATCGCATGGCTCACATCCGGTTCTTACATTCTCGCCAACAAAGACCTCGTCCAGAATCAAGGTCAAAAAATGCCCCAGGACATCGACTTAAAAGTTTACCAGAACGGCAAGGTCATAGCCCAATCATTAAGCTCAACAAATCCTTTCGAAGTGGTTGATTTCACGCCCAAGACAAACGACAATCTGACTATCGAAATCCATCGCTACAGAAACACGCCTAACCGAAATACCAATATCAGCCTTCCGCCTGAAAAAGTCATTCTCGGCTATTCAATGTGGGTAGACAGGTAACAATAACATACAGTCTCCATACCCCACGCCAAGACATTCCGTCTTGGCGTTCTTGCTGTTATACGTAAAAAACATCAAACGGTTTCATGCGTTCTTTGGGAAAAGTCTATATTTTAACAAGTTAAATCCATAAAAATCCACTATGAAGCCCAAAAGAATAGAATACATTGACGTTGCCAAATTTTTGGCCATGATTTTAGTCATATTCGCGCACGGGACTAAAGAAAGTAGCTTTGTAGCGTTCGCATTTGCATTCCACCTGCCCGCATTCTTCATTTTGAACGGAATGACGCTAAAGGTCGACAATCAAAAATTCGGCGATTTTCTAGCGAAGAAACTCAAACGCTATATCATTCCAATGTTTGGGCTTGGAATTTTATGCGTTCTGTCTGATTCATTCGTCAAATGGCTTTTGAACAATCCCATTCCGGACCATTTCTTACTCATCGGCATCGCAAACGTCATCAATCAAGTTCGCTTGTTCGCCATTTGGTTCTTGCCAGCACTATTTTTCACCGACATCATACTCTTCGGTTTCCATAGTTTAGCCAAAGGCAAGCTTTGGCTCATGGGCATTTTGTCACTTTTGCTTCTTGGAATCGGGATAATCTTCAACCAGTTCCATAACGTTGCTTTAGTCTGGAATTTTGACGCAGCACTTTTCGGGACAACATTCACTTACATAGGATTCGCGTTCCACCACCAAAAACTTTCAAGGCTGTACAATTTCTTGACAAAGGCGCGGCTGCGGGCACTGATCATAGGAGTTGCGCTATTGACAGCAACTTACTTTATCAGCCAATACAGTTACGAGATAAACCATAAACATCTCGAAATGTTCCACCGCGTGTACATTCCATACTACATCACACTCCCCAACGCAATTATCGGTTCTCTAGGATTTATCCTCATATGCCGTGGAATTACAAATCCGATTTTAGCAAAGCCTGTCGAGATGAACCTTGCGCTTTTGGCATTCCACCAAACTCTCACATTCCCCATTTTCAGGAACAAAATCTGTCCAGAATGGTGGGCAAACGTTCACAGGCTACCCATAAGCGATTTGAATTACATTTTGTTCACCAGCACGATGACTTTATTTTCAGTCGCACTCATCGCGGTCATTTATCTCGCCATAAAGTATTCGCCATTGAGTATAATCGTAAACCAGCCATTAGCAGGCTTTTACAGGCAAAAGACTACAGATGTAAACAATCTATAGGATTATTAGGTGGCTTTGCCACGATTACATAACAATACTACCGATAGAGCGTTTCTACAAGCTTTATCATGTCCGCATGGTCACTTGCGGCCATCATCTCGCGGATGCTGTGCATGCTCAGCATGGGCTCGCCAATATCCACCGTCGGGATTCCGAGATTTGCAGAAATCGTCGGGCCAACCGTGCTGCCGCACGGCATGTCGTTTCGCGTAATGAATACTTGAAGCGAAATACCGGCCTGTTCGCAGAGCAATCGAAGTTGTGCAGAACTCATCAAGTCGCTCGCGTAACGCTTTTGCGCGTTCGCCTTGAGCACAATGCCCTTGCCCAACAGCGGAGCATGATTCGGTTCATGCTTTTCCGTATGATTCGGGTGTTCCGCATGGGCCATGTCAATAGACAATGCAATGGACTCCGCTAGGTATGAGGTATGGGGGCGCTCGCAGGCTCGCTTTGAGGTATGGGGCATTTTTGCAAATACTTCATCCAATACACTTTTCAAGAAGTTGCCGGCGGCACCTTCGCGAGTTGTCGAACCGACTTCTTCGTTATTGAAAAAGCACGCGACAAGGCAATCGTTCTCGCTTGATTCCGCCGTTACAATCGCTTCGGCAATGGCATGGCAACTGCTCAAATTATCGAGCCTTCCCGAATAAATCCACTCGTCGTTAAAACCGCCCCGATTTGCAGGTTGCGCATCAAACAGCTGCACGTCAAAATCAATCAAACGAGCACCTGCTGGGAGTTCTTTTTCAAGAGTTTTTACAAACAAATTCTTTCGATTTTCGAAAGCGCTACTTTCAGGAGCACCACTCCACAACGCATTAAAGTCCACTTGCGGATTCACCTTGAGCCCATCTTGGTTCACGTTACGGTTCAAGTGAACGGCCAACTGCGGAATCCTAAAAAGTTTCTCGCCACGGAACAACTTCGTCTTGAGTGTTTTTGCGTCAGCCGCATCCACATAAGCAAGCATTCCCGCATAACCTAAATCTCGATCGAGCCAGCTCGTATAGAGCGGTGAACCATAGACCTCCGTATGAAGCGTACACACGCCCGCCGAAACAGAATCCGGATTCGGGGAAATTTTCAACGTTGGGAAATCCGTATGCGCAAGTGCGATTTTGAACTTCGATATATCATCCCACGTTTTGGGCGTACGAAACGCAATAATCGAGGCGCCACGACACACAAAATAAGCTTTTCCTGTTTCGATTTTACCGCTAAAATTCACAAAGGAATTCGCTTCAAAGTGTGATTTTAAACAACTCACCGTATGGTACGGCGTTACAGCCGCATTCAAAAAATCAAAAAAATCCATATTTCCTCAAAAAATTTCAATTAGATTCATTTTGACAATATAATCTATTTATATTTCACGAAAGCAATGGCATTTCAAAAGATAAAACAGATCAACTGGATGGAAATGTCCGGCCTCTTGGTCGGCGTCGTGACCACTGTTGCCGTCATGATTTTTTCGCTAGTGTTCTATCACTACCTCAACGAATCCGGCGTTATCAAGGTTAAAGAATACAAGCTCCACAGTACTTTTGAAAAGGCCCTCGGCCTTAGACCGGGAACCCGCGTGCAAATTAGCGGCGTAGACGTGGGTCTAATTACAAACATGAAAATCAACACTGACGGTAAAGGTGTGTTCATGGAATTTACAATCCGCCAGGAATTCCAGCCGTTGATTACCGATAGTGCAAAAGTTTACGCCATCCGCGACCAGAACTTGATTTCGGCGCGCGTGATCAACATCGACATCAAAAATAGCAAAGGCCGTATTTTGCAAGATGGGGAATCACTTCCCGCAGGCACGGCCCAAGATATCGAAACAGTCATTGAAACAGCAAACGAGCTTTTGGGACGTGTAAACCGCCTTATCGATGCCGCCGACAACCTAGTCGCAATGGCTCTCGACACGGGAACAACTATGGGTGCATTGTTCGGCTCCCGCACACTCTACGACAACTTAAACCGTCAATTGTACCGACTTGACGACATTACGTACATCGGAAGGAAAGTCTTGAGCAAGACTTCATACCTGTTGGATACAATGAAAACAGGCATTCCTCGCCTTGTAAACCGTGCTAACGAAGTAACAAACAACGTTGGCAACATGATCGAAGAATTTAAACCGCTGCCAGGCCAAGTGACCTCGCTCCTCAATTCCATGGACTCTACAGTAAGCCGTGCGGATAACCTCATTACAAATTTCGGCACAATGACAACCGGATTACAAGACTTTATAAACACGACCGAGAACACAATGCAAAGCGCAGACGACTTGATGAACGGAATGTCGAAAATGTGGCTTTTCAGGAGCAATATTCCTAAGCATGATTCCGTGCCCTTTGTCGAGGAGACGCTATGGTAATTCAAAACGCCATCAAAATGGCTCTTTGCATCGCCCTCAGCGGCGCCGTAACTCTGTCCGCTTCGGAATCCGGGAAGCTTGCCGACCGTGCAAAAAAATCGTTGAAGGCCGGAAAATTTGCTAAAAGCTATTCACAACTAGAACGCGCACTCGTCGCAAGCCGTAAAGAAGCCGACAGAAACTCTGAAGTCCGCATTCTCATTGCAATGGGACATGTTCGTATCAAGAATCTCGACTTCAACATGGCTGACTCACTTTTGTATAACATCGACAGTGATGGACTGAATCGTCCCACAAAAGCCATGCTCCTCAGATCAAAAATTGCTTTGAAAAACGCCACTGAGAACTACTCCGAAGCCGTATCGCTCTGTGAAAGCGCCAACAAGAAAAATCTCGACAAAATTGACGACCAACTTCAAGGAGCCTTTTACTCAGAATGCGCCATTGCCTATGCCGGCAACCACAACAGCGAAAAAGCAACTGAGGCCCTCAAAATGGTCGCCAAGAGCACCGATAACGATACTGGAATTTATTTCTGGACGGAAGCGCGTTTAGCAGATTTGCAAAAAAACGGTAATGCCGATTCAATTTATATCGAGGCAGAAGACAAATCCGTCGAAGCGAACATACCTTACACAACCGCAAACATCCTTTACCACCGCGCAATGTTCTTGGAAAAGTCCAAGCCCGATGAAGCGAAAAAACTTTTCGCCCGCTGCAAAACCGCATTCGAGCTGATGGGATTGCCAAAGAAAGCTGAAAAATGCGAGCGGTGATAGAGCTTATAACTTAGAATTGCAGAATCATTCCGTGCTTATCACGGAATCGGCCTTTTATTTTGCAGAGGCGGCTGTATCCGCAGCAGGTTCCGCCACTGTTCCAACAGCAGCAGAATCAGTAGCGGTCGTGTCTGCAACCGGTTTCTGGACTCTTTTCATCGCGAGAAGCTGGTTATAAACGACAACAGGCGGGATTTTTCCATCAACCATGTTATCGACAAGGGCTTTGACTTTCTGATAGTTTTCGTCCTTGTTGTAATCAACAATCAAGTCCCTGTAACCGAGGAGTCTGAGAATTTTTGTATAAAAGCTTGCACGGAATTTTTTGAATTGCGGTTGGAACACATCGTTCAAAACGGTTTCAAGAGCGGTTTCCGTCTGCATGGAATCGATTTCAAAGCTCCGATAAATCATGCGGATATGGTCAGGAATCGTCGTATCCGGGCTATCGAAATACTTGCGCATCACATTTGCAGCTTCGGTCTTGTTGGGATACGGCCCACGGCCAACGCGCAGCGCATAATAAAGGGCTAGGCGCCAATTTTCAGGATAGACGCGAGTCGCCCTGCGCAATACAGAAAAATCAGAAGTGTCGGAAGCATCGATTGGCGTCACGCCTCCGACAAAATAGTATGGCGTATAGAACAGCGAATCTAAGCTTGTCGCAAGTTCTGCGACATGCCCCAGGTACGCATATTCCCTGCCCGTAAGGTAACTTTCACCAAGTTCGGTGAGCCCCTTGATCCAAAAGAGCCCAGCCACCGATGCGTCATGCCCTGCAGCCACATAGCGAACAGACGAAGCCTTCGGCAAGAAGGATTCATCAAAATTCGTGCCAGGAAGCGGCTTCGCGTAATGGAACGCGAGCGCAATCACGGCAATAGAAGTTATAATAGCAGCAAGGAAACGCATGGGTTAGTAGGAAGTAGGAAGTTAGAAGTAGGAAGTAAGGTTTTAGGTAACAGGTATTAGGTGGTAGGATTATAATCGCGGCTCCGCCGCCCTTTCTAGATGCACGTAGTGCATGAAAATATCCTAACCCCTACAACCTATAACCTATCGCCTACAAGCAAGCCTCTGCGAGTTTTTCCAGAGCATCGACGCAATCGTTCGCGTAGTTTGCCGGCGTATCGTTACGCTGCCAAGCAAAGTTGAGGCCACTGCTCGAATTGAGCACATGGAACTTGCGTTTGCCACCGCCGTTTGCGATTGCCAGGAGAACCGTCTTTGCATCGCCGCCCTGACCGCCCGGCACGCCCGGAATGGACACGCCCGGAATGAGGAACGGGATTTCATGCTTGTGGGCAACGGTGTAAGCCGTAATCTTTTCCAGTTCTTCCGGGTGAGTTGCACCGACAACGGCACCGAGGTACCCCTTGTCAGCATCCCATTCCATAATCTTGTCAGCTACGGAATAGAAAGCTTCGGCAACGTCGCGCGGATCGTCACTGCGAGTAACAGGCAAATCCTGGAAGTCGTGAGCACCCTTGTTGCTCGTGCGGAGGAGCACGTAAGCACCGTTTTCGCTATTTTCGCGGATGAACGGACCGACAGAATCGGCACCCATCCACGGAGAAACAGTCACGGCGTCTGCACGGTAAACGTCGTAGGCGGCGTTGGCGTAGGCGGCACTGGACTTGCCAATGTCACCGCGCTTTGCATCCAAAATCACCGGAATGCCAGCACTTCTGTAATCGGCAATGAGTTGCTGCAAAACGAGCATTGACTGCACGCTCACGCATTCGTAATAAGCGCTGTTCGGCTTTACGACAGCCGGCTGCACGTTACGCTTGAGGCAGCATTCCAAGATGTCGGAATAGAAGCGCTTGATGCGGTCTTCGGGAGTGCCTTCGAGCGGAATGAGCTTGAGCACAGGGTCCATGCCCATGCACACCGGGTTACCGCACTTTGCAATACGCTGTTCAAGGCGATCGTAAAAGCACGTCATTACTTCAATTCCTCCTGAATCTGAGCGGCTTCGTAAGAGAGAATGCCGTGTGCGACAGCCACGTTCAGAGATTCAAGTTCACTGCTCATCGGGATCTTCACCGTTTCGTCGGCAAGTTCGATGAAGTACGGGTTCGTGCCAGCACCTTCGTTACCCACGAGGAAAGCCATCTTGCGGAGCTTGTGGCTCGGAATCTGGCGGAGAGACTGCTTGGCATGCAAATCCGTTGCGATGATGGTGTAACCCTTGCTGCGCAAGAAGTTGATCTGGTCCACGAGATCTACGTCGAATTCAAACGGAACGCGGAGGAACGTGCCCGAGGAACCACGCACAACCTTCGGGTTGAACGGGCTCACGGTACCACGACCGAGAATCATGCCCGAAGAATTGAAACCGAGGCTCGTGCGGAAGAGCGTGCCGAGGTTACCCGGATCTTGCACGGCGTCCACAAGCGTAAGCACGCTGCGGCTCGTTTCGTAAACCGGCTTCTTGCTTGCGATGTTGCAGTAAGCAATGATGCCCTGCGTCGTCATCGTCGAAGAAAGACGCTTCATCTGTTCTTCGTTAAGAGTATGGAGCGTAATTTCGGCTTCGTTAATGGCTTCGATGAGTTCTTCGTTTTCAAAACCTTCAACAACGTAAACAGAAATCACGAGTTCGCGGTGGTGCTTCACGAGTTCTTCGACAACGTGCACACCTTCACCGAGGAACTTGCCTTCGCGTTCGCGACCCTTTTCGGTCGTGCAGGCGATGAGGCGCTTGAACCAAGGAGGTGTAGAGCCGGCATCTTCAACAGCTTCAATCTGTGCAGCGCGTGCTTCGAGTGCAGCTTCGTCCAAGTTCTCGTCAACGGCTTCCTTCTGTTCGGGGCGCTGGCGATAAACCGGAGCGTTCATGGCACCATCACGGCGCGGGCCACGGTTAAACGGCTTGTCGCCAAAGCGGCGCGGACGGCGGTCACGGTCAAAGCGTCCGCCACGGCGTTCTTCACGGTTGAACGGACGGCCTTCGCGGTTTTCATCGCGGTTGTCGCGATCGAAACGGCGTTCACCACGATCAAAGCGGCGGTCGCCGCGGTCGCGGTCAAAACGACGGTCGCCACGATCACGACCAAAGGGCTTGTCGCCAAAGGAACCACGGTCGTCGTCGTTACGGCGAGGGCGGCGTTCAGGAGCTTCGCTAACTCCAAATTTGCGGTCAAGCGTCATTCTTACAGTACGCTTCGGTTTGTTTTCTTCTTCACTCATAGTTTTTCCATCAACTGTTTGGCGACGGATTCCCCGTCAATTTTCAAGATCTTGTAGAGAGCTTTGATTTCTCCCTGTTCAACGAATCTGTCCGGAAGACCAAACCGGTACAGTTTCTTGTCCGTATAGCCGAGGTCGGACAAAAGTTCCGCAATTGCTGAACCATAGCCACCCACAAGCGTGTTGTCTTCCAAAGTCACAATGACATTGTGATTGTCGAACAACGAACGGTAGCATTCCTGGTCGAGCGGCTTAATAAAACGGGCATCCACAAGCGTCGGGTTGTATCCGTTTTCACGAAGCACGGAGGCTGTTTTCTTGAGTTCATTTGTCATGAATCCGGCGCCCAATAAGAGTATGCCGGAGCCCTTCTCAAGAATCTTGGGGCTCTTATAATCGAACGATTCTTCCGAGGGCTTGAGTTCTGCTTCGAGCGCAGTGCCTCTCGGGTAGCGGATTGCCACAACACCTTCCATATCAATCGCAGCAATCATCATATCGCGCAATTCATTTTCGTTGGAAGGAGCCATGATGGTCATTCCAGGAACCGTACGCAAGAACGACAAATCGAAGGCGCCATGGTGCGTCGGGCCATCCGCACCGACAAGGCCGGCACGGTCGAGCACAAGCACCACATGCAAATTCTGTAACGCAATGTCGTGGATAATCTGGTCGTAAGCGCGCTGCATGAACGACGAGTAAATCGCCACCACCGGAACAACGCCTTCGCAAGCCATGCCCGCCGCAAACGTAACAGCATGCTCTTCGGCAATGCCCACGTCAATCACGCGATCCGGGAGTTCCTTCGCGACGATATCCATGCCGCAGCCCGTAGGCATTGCAGCCGTGATACCCATAATGCGCTTATCCTTCTTAGCAAGGTCCAAAAGCGTATTGCCGAACACGCTCGTGAGTGAGGGGTTCGGATTGCCCGGAGCAAGCGGGAGCCCACTTTCAGGGTCAAACGCACTACAACCGTGATACTTTGTCGGATTCTTTTCGGCAGCGTCAAAGCCGCGGCCCTTTTCCGTAAGCACATGGACAAGGCACGGGCCTTGCTGGTTTTTCACGCGTTCGAGAATCATCACAAGTTCATCGATATCGTGACCATCAATCGGACCAAAATAACGAATGCCCAAGTCTTCAAAGAAACGTCCCGGCTTCACGGCATTCTTTGCCGCATTCTCGACCTGCAAGAAGAGGTCACGGAAACGAGAACCCAGAATACCCGGCAAACGATTCATCACGCGATCCAGGTCGGTACGCATCTTGTTGTAAACCGGATCCGAAATCACGCGGTTCAAGTACTTGCTAAAACCGCCAATGTTCGGAGCGATACTCATCTTGTTATCGTTCAAGATGATGGTCATGTTCTGCTTGGAGGCGCCAACGTTATTGATAGCCTCGTAAGCCATACCGCCCGTCATGGAACCATCGCCAATGACAGCAACAACATTGTTGTTACGGTTGAAATGGTCGCGTGCAACGGCAAAGCCAAGAGCCGCCGAAATAGAGGTCGTGGCATGCCCTGCCCCAAAGCAGTCATAAACGCTTTCGTTCCTCTTCAGGAATCCAGAAATACCGCCCTGCTGGCGCAAGGTATCGAAGCGGTCGTAACGGCCGGTCAATAACTTGTGCACGTACGCCTGGTGTCCTACGTCCCAAACGATCTTATCGTCGGGTGCGTTGAACACATAGTGAAGCGCAAGAGTAAGTTCAACAACGCCAAGGCTAGATGCCAGGTGACCGCCATGTTTGGCCACCTGCCCAATAATGGTCCCGCGAATCTGCGAAGCCAAGTGGTAAAGCTCTTCGACTGAGCAGTGCTTCAAGTCCTGAGGCGACTTTACGTCTTTCAGTTCCATTTATTTCACTCGGGTAATGATGTATGCCGCTATGGAACGGAGGATGGAGGTATCGCACTTGAGGCTGTCCAACGCCTTGATAGATTCCTCATAGAGTTCCCTAGCACGTTCCCTAGACTTTTCCAGTCCGACGATGGACGGGTAAGTAGCCTTGCCCTTTTCGATGTCAGACCCAGCGTCCTTGCCAAGTTCTTCGGTCGTAGAGACAATGTCCAAGATGTCATCCACAATCTGGAAGGCAAGCCCGATGGAGCGGCCATAGTTGCGGATGATTTCCATATCACTCTCGCTTGCGTCTGCAAGCATCGCACCCACCAAGAGCGAAGCTTCGATAAGAGCAGCAGTCTTGTGGTAGTGAATGTAATCGACAATTTCTAAATCGACAGTCTTGCCTTCGCATTCGATGTCGGTCATTTCGCCACCGATCATGCCGTATGTGCCGAGCAAGTGAGCAAGAAGTTCAATCGCCTTTGCGTTACCCGTCTTGCCCATCATTTCGAAGGCGTGGATGCACAGAGCGTCGCCTGCCATCACTGCGGTAGCTTCACCAAACTTCTTGTGGCTCGTGAGCTTACCACGGCGGTAATCATCGTTATCGACGCACGGTAGGTCATCGTGAATAAGGCTGAACGTGTGGAGCATTTCG
This window harbors:
- a CDS encoding M18 family aminopeptidase — its product is MDFFDFLNAAVTPYHTVSCLKSHFEANSFVNFSGKIETGKAYFVCRGASIIAFRTPKTWDDISKFKIALAHTDFPTLKISPNPDSVSAGVCTLHTEVYGSPLYTSWLDRDLGYAGMLAYVDAADAKTLKTKLFRGEKLFRIPQLAVHLNRNVNQDGLKVNPQVDFNALWSGAPESSAFENRKNLFVKTLEKELPAGARLIDFDVQLFDAQPANRGGFNDEWIYSGRLDNLSSCHAIAEAIVTAESSENDCLVACFFNNEEVGSTTREGAAGNFLKSVLDEVFAKMPHTSKRACERPHTSYLAESIALSIDMAHAEHPNHTEKHEPNHAPLLGKGIVLKANAQKRYASDLMSSAQLRLLCEQAGISLQVFITRNDMPCGSTVGPTISANLGIPTVDIGEPMLSMHSIREMMAASDHADMIKLVETLYR
- a CDS encoding acyltransferase family protein, whose product is MKPKRIEYIDVAKFLAMILVIFAHGTKESSFVAFAFAFHLPAFFILNGMTLKVDNQKFGDFLAKKLKRYIIPMFGLGILCVLSDSFVKWLLNNPIPDHFLLIGIANVINQVRLFAIWFLPALFFTDIILFGFHSLAKGKLWLMGILSLLLLGIGIIFNQFHNVALVWNFDAALFGTTFTYIGFAFHHQKLSRLYNFLTKARLRALIIGVALLTATYFISQYSYEINHKHLEMFHRVYIPYYITLPNAIIGSLGFILICRGITNPILAKPVEMNLALLAFHQTLTFPIFRNKICPEWWANVHRLPISDLNYILFTSTMTLFSVALIAVIYLAIKYSPLSIIVNQPLAGFYRQKTTDVNNL
- a CDS encoding GtrA family protein; its protein translation is MPRSSLLGQIVRYLVTGGLAFVVDFGLFALCLYKFGWHYLLANFVGLVAGLAFNYALSITWVFSECKRVLENKKTAEFGIFAVVGFAGVGINQLLMFLMVGRLEWNEMISKMVAAILVLMWNFGARKLMLFRGRKNA
- a CDS encoding MlaD family protein; translated protein: MAFQKIKQINWMEMSGLLVGVVTTVAVMIFSLVFYHYLNESGVIKVKEYKLHSTFEKALGLRPGTRVQISGVDVGLITNMKINTDGKGVFMEFTIRQEFQPLITDSAKVYAIRDQNLISARVINIDIKNSKGRILQDGESLPAGTAQDIETVIETANELLGRVNRLIDAADNLVAMALDTGTTMGALFGSRTLYDNLNRQLYRLDDITYIGRKVLSKTSYLLDTMKTGIPRLVNRANEVTNNVGNMIEEFKPLPGQVTSLLNSMDSTVSRADNLITNFGTMTTGLQDFINTTENTMQSADDLMNGMSKMWLFRSNIPKHDSVPFVEETLW
- a CDS encoding RNA methyltransferase, with protein sequence MSEEENKPKRTVRMTLDRKFGVSEAPERRPRRNDDDRGSFGDKPFGRDRGDRRFDRDRGDRRFDRGERRFDRDNRDENREGRPFNREERRGGRFDRDRRPRRFGDKPFNRGPRRDGAMNAPVYRQRPEQKEAVDENLDEAALEARAAQIEAVEDAGSTPPWFKRLIACTTEKGREREGKFLGEGVHVVEELVKHHRELVISVYVVEGFENEELIEAINEAEITLHTLNEEQMKRLSSTMTTQGIIAYCNIASKKPVYETSRSVLTLVDAVQDPGNLGTLFRTSLGFNSSGMILGRGTVSPFNPKVVRGSSGTFLRVPFEFDVDLVDQINFLRSKGYTIIATDLHAKQSLRQIPSHKLRKMAFLVGNEGAGTNPYFIELADETVKIPMSSELESLNVAVAHGILSYEAAQIQEELK
- a CDS encoding S8 family serine peptidase, which encodes MNKAILLVAAFGVGVSLAAENNYKSSFSKVSSEVQDFLDEEALTETRTVPSKTYTVDVLGRKKSSNQVTFLGKAKVSPKRKMRVDVVNLDLPDYQEKTVSTKTEFNPETGKTRLWLNGEELSQAEFDKAISKINSEKPDFIPGYTDSLSADEINNLLNGNKNVYISKHKDPINQMAYTAIFNTSQISTHAFTNSAKGKGIGIHFTETGCPHPNFWTSKYQNVNGCEHGWQTHPTGVLQVLSKTAPEASLYGYDQGTWPTRANHSNLEISSHSWASPYSPTNEYIEVDAMMDNYVYTNGITAFVAAGNVSPDVPNNKYVSSPGKALNAITVGAINPTNDNYTSYSKWMNSEIGNEKPEVANYTDFEFNNTLTFPCGSQTCTYNGYFNGTSASTPYTAAMIADLMSHHPSSLKGHPELIKAILVSGGKRPIPNASTHDPNNQTVAAKDIPVYSSLAWNRTFRTWRGENNQVFNSNQKITFTEAGIKGAHYRIGIAWLTSGSYILANKDLVQNQGQKMPQDIDLKVYQNGKVIAQSLSSTNPFEVVDFTPKTNDNLTIEIHRYRNTPNRNTNISLPPEKVILGYSMWVDR
- the pyrF gene encoding orotidine-5'-phosphate decarboxylase, with product MTCFYDRLEQRIAKCGNPVCMGMDPVLKLIPLEGTPEDRIKRFYSDILECCLKRNVQPAVVKPNSAYYECVSVQSMLVLQQLIADYRSAGIPVILDAKRGDIGKSSAAYANAAYDVYRADAVTVSPWMGADSVGPFIRENSENGAYVLLRTSNKGAHDFQDLPVTRSDDPRDVAEAFYSVADKIMEWDADKGYLGAVVGATHPEELEKITAYTVAHKHEIPFLIPGVSIPGVPGGQGGDAKTVLLAIANGGGKRKFHVLNSSSGLNFAWQRNDTPANYANDCVDALEKLAEACL